The following coding sequences are from one Candidatus Poribacteria bacterium window:
- the hslV gene encoding ATP-dependent protease subunit HslV, translating into MIMIRSTTILTVRRDNQIALGGDGQVTLGDTAIKHGARKIRRAYNGQVLLGFAGSAADALTLFENLEKKLDQYRGNLQRAAVEFARDWRGDRVLRRTEALLVAVDVERGYLLSGSGDVLEPDDGVLGIGSGGSIAISAARALLKHSALTAEEIIREALQITSDICVYTNSSIEIETLEI; encoded by the coding sequence ATGATAATGATTAGATCAACAACAATTCTCACGGTACGACGTGACAATCAGATCGCCCTTGGTGGCGATGGACAAGTCACTTTAGGAGATACCGCGATTAAACATGGGGCGAGGAAAATTCGTCGTGCTTATAACGGTCAGGTTCTGTTAGGATTTGCAGGTTCAGCCGCAGACGCCCTCACTTTATTTGAGAATCTTGAAAAAAAACTGGATCAGTATCGCGGTAACCTTCAAAGAGCGGCTGTTGAGTTTGCGAGGGATTGGCGAGGTGACCGTGTACTCCGCCGGACAGAAGCTCTGTTAGTCGCGGTGGATGTCGAAAGAGGCTATCTTCTCTCTGGAAGCGGCGACGTGCTTGAGCCAGATGATGGGGTCTTAGGCATTGGATCTGGCGGATCTATCGCTATATCTGCTGCCAGAGCACTCTTGAAACACTCTGCGCTCACCGCCGAAGAGATTATCAGAGAGGCGTTACAGATAACCAGCGATATTTGTGTGTATACCAATAGCAGTATTGAGATCGAAACGCTTGAAATTTAA
- the hslU gene encoding ATP-dependent protease ATPase subunit HslU, which yields MTPKQIVEELDKYIIGQAEAKRSVAVALRNRARRQMLEDDMRDEVAPKNIIMIGTTGVGKTEIARRLARLVEAPFIKVEASKYTEVGYVGRDVESMIRDLADLAVNMVKSEQAEIVKGKALELTEERLLDFLIPPPRSTVHPEPVEKSGEITDEEEGDISGDERLALAMQQFDPTERSEISEQEQERYQRTREKFRQRLRDGKLEDKPIEINVSNRTVPFVEIFSPSGIEEMDINLKDMFGSILPKQEKKRRVPISEARQILAQEEAEKLIDMDNVVSEAIARVEDSGIVFLDEIDKIAGRESKSGPDVSREGVQRDILPIIEGSTVMSKHGMVRTDHILFIASGAFHVSKPSDLIPELQGRFPIRVELRSLNEADFKRILTEPKNALEKQYIAMLKTEGIDVTITADAIDQIAALAFQVNESVEDIGARRLHTIMEKLFDELSFNAPDLEEKLITINADYVTEQLSEIVEDEDVSKYIL from the coding sequence CTGACCCCTAAACAGATTGTTGAAGAACTTGATAAATATATTATCGGACAGGCGGAGGCGAAGCGTTCGGTCGCTGTCGCGCTCCGCAACCGGGCACGTCGGCAGATGCTTGAAGACGACATGCGGGACGAAGTCGCACCGAAAAACATTATCATGATCGGCACAACAGGGGTTGGAAAGACCGAAATTGCGAGGCGGTTGGCACGTTTGGTGGAGGCTCCGTTTATTAAAGTAGAAGCCTCAAAATATACGGAAGTTGGCTATGTTGGGCGGGATGTAGAATCGATGATTCGGGATTTAGCAGACCTTGCAGTTAATATGGTAAAGTCCGAACAAGCGGAGATAGTCAAGGGAAAAGCACTGGAGTTGACCGAAGAACGTCTCTTAGATTTCCTGATACCACCACCGCGGTCGACGGTGCACCCTGAGCCTGTTGAAAAAAGTGGCGAAATTACCGATGAGGAGGAGGGGGACATCAGTGGGGACGAGCGACTGGCGTTAGCAATGCAGCAGTTCGATCCAACTGAACGGTCCGAAATCAGCGAGCAAGAGCAGGAAAGATACCAACGAACGCGGGAAAAGTTCCGTCAACGACTGAGAGATGGCAAACTAGAAGACAAGCCTATCGAAATCAATGTAAGCAACCGAACAGTTCCATTCGTTGAAATCTTCTCTCCAAGCGGTATTGAGGAGATGGATATCAATCTGAAGGATATGTTCGGGAGCATTCTGCCCAAACAGGAGAAAAAACGCCGCGTCCCTATCTCCGAAGCACGTCAGATTCTCGCACAAGAGGAGGCAGAGAAGCTAATCGATATGGACAATGTCGTCAGCGAAGCTATTGCGCGTGTGGAAGACTCCGGCATTGTCTTTCTGGATGAGATTGATAAGATCGCAGGGCGTGAATCGAAGTCAGGACCCGATGTCTCGCGGGAGGGCGTTCAGCGTGACATCTTACCGATTATCGAAGGAAGTACGGTAATGAGCAAACATGGCATGGTTCGCACCGATCACATCCTTTTCATCGCCTCCGGCGCATTTCATGTTTCCAAGCCGTCGGATCTTATTCCAGAATTGCAGGGGCGTTTCCCAATTCGTGTTGAACTGAGAAGCCTGAACGAGGCGGATTTCAAACGCATCCTCACCGAACCGAAGAACGCGCTAGAGAAGCAGTACATCGCAATGTTGAAAACGGAAGGGATCGATGTGACCATCACCGCGGATGCAATAGATCAGATCGCCGCTTTGGCTTTTCAGGTGAATGAATCGGTGGAAGATATCGGGGCGCGCCGCCTCCACACTATCATGGAGAAACTTTTTGACGAACTTTCCTTTAACGCTCCTGACTTGGAGGAGAAGTTAATCACAATCAACGCCGATTATGTCACCGAGCAGTTGTCCGAGATTGTGGAGGACGAGGATGTCAGCAAATATATTCTCTGA
- a CDS encoding carbohydrate kinase translates to MNKDNSPDVIGIGTCTADMLFVVPQPPAYGRSWRASQYLRQAGGPVSTALVTLARLGISARFVGRAGDDPEGVFIRDEFQKEGVDVSRFMLEPNVFSRAVLVLVDQETGERCFTSRRETNTPLAISDLDRQEITSAKVLHLDDADGASVQAAKWAKAAGVTVVLDGTWHSEVLVERLLPLVDIPIVSEAFAHGWMPDAPPEAIVEELYEFGAHIAVVTLGEKGCVAKWEGGLVTFPAFPVDVVDTTGAGDAFHGGFIYGVLQDWSAPEIVRFASAVASINCRQLGGRTGLPTVGAVHQFLEAFPATDSQ, encoded by the coding sequence ATGAATAAAGACAATTCTCCAGATGTCATCGGAATTGGTACATGCACCGCTGATATGCTCTTTGTCGTTCCCCAACCACCAGCGTACGGGAGATCGTGGCGTGCTTCTCAATACTTGCGCCAAGCCGGTGGCCCCGTCTCAACGGCACTTGTCACCCTTGCCCGGTTGGGGATTTCTGCCCGTTTCGTCGGAAGAGCCGGTGATGATCCCGAAGGTGTGTTCATCCGAGACGAATTTCAGAAGGAAGGCGTAGATGTCAGTCGATTCATGCTTGAACCGAACGTCTTCTCCCGCGCTGTTCTGGTTCTCGTTGATCAGGAGACGGGTGAGCGTTGTTTCACCTCCCGTCGGGAGACCAACACCCCTTTGGCTATATCAGATCTGGATCGCCAAGAGATTACATCTGCCAAAGTCCTGCATTTAGACGATGCTGATGGAGCCTCTGTCCAAGCGGCAAAATGGGCGAAAGCGGCGGGGGTGACTGTGGTGTTGGACGGCACATGGCACAGCGAAGTGCTCGTAGAGCGATTACTGCCGTTGGTCGATATTCCTATCGTATCAGAAGCTTTTGCACACGGATGGATGCCCGATGCGCCGCCCGAAGCAATCGTAGAAGAACTTTATGAATTTGGCGCACATATCGCCGTTGTAACGCTTGGCGAGAAAGGCTGTGTGGCGAAATGGGAAGGGGGGCTCGTTACGTTTCCGGCCTTCCCTGTTGATGTAGTAGATACCACCGGTGCGGGGGATGCGTTCCACGGTGGGTTTATCTATGGTGTCCTACAGGACTGGAGTGCTCCGGAGATAGTCCGGTTTGCCTCGGCTGTCGCTTCCATCAACTGCCGTCAACTGGGCGGACGCACCGGCTTACCAACAGTGGGAGCGGTTCATCAATTCTTGGAAGCTTTTCCAGCGACAGACAGCCAATGA
- a CDS encoding amidohydrolase → MYYPDEKILLTRQNEPMWEEIASLDAVIQFHLRAEFADQVAVIADRHPSLKLILDHMGYPQVDTNEAEFQPIVDLAQHDNMYLKLSDVAGRSSQDFPYRDVHPFIEKLVDAFGAERMVWGTGYPGHHRAKHDWPTLDQELRLVREGLPFLTDAQRERILGGTAAEIWELT, encoded by the coding sequence ATGTATTATCCCGACGAAAAGATTCTATTGACCCGTCAGAATGAACCGATGTGGGAGGAGATTGCTTCACTAGATGCGGTTATCCAATTTCATCTCCGGGCGGAGTTTGCGGATCAGGTAGCGGTGATTGCAGATCGACATCCTTCCTTGAAACTGATTCTTGACCACATGGGCTATCCTCAAGTTGATACGAATGAGGCAGAATTTCAGCCAATCGTCGATCTTGCCCAACATGACAATATGTATTTGAAACTATCAGATGTTGCCGGTCGTTCTAGCCAAGATTTCCCTTATAGAGACGTGCATCCGTTTATCGAGAAACTGGTAGATGCCTTTGGAGCCGAGCGGATGGTATGGGGAACAGGATACCCGGGACATCACCGAGCTAAACATGATTGGCCCACCCTGGATCAGGAGTTGCGGCTTGTCCGAGAAGGTCTACCTTTCTTGACAGATGCTCAACGTGAACGCATTTTGGGCGGCACAGCTGCAGAGATTTGGGAGCTGACATAG
- a CDS encoding dihydrodipicolinate synthase family protein translates to VGLKYAVEDLDAFDRIVERAGDRAAMVCGMAEDPCIDYMAHGAVGFSSGMANFVPRMSLTLHQKFAAGDRAEAERLRAMMVPFEDFRGENGARYSGSALHAAMDYAGLAGGPVIPFAEDVGPQDLPRVHAMMDVLMKEETALRVS, encoded by the coding sequence GTCGGTCTAAAGTATGCGGTGGAGGATTTAGACGCCTTTGATCGAATCGTAGAGCGGGCGGGGGATCGCGCAGCGATGGTCTGTGGTATGGCGGAAGATCCCTGTATCGACTATATGGCGCACGGCGCAGTGGGTTTCAGTTCGGGCATGGCGAATTTCGTGCCGCGAATGAGCCTAACACTGCATCAAAAGTTCGCAGCCGGCGATAGGGCAGAAGCGGAACGGCTCCGTGCGATGATGGTGCCGTTCGAGGATTTTCGAGGTGAGAATGGGGCGCGGTATAGCGGTTCGGCGTTACACGCTGCCATGGATTACGCGGGGTTGGCTGGCGGTCCGGTCATTCCTTTTGCTGAAGATGTGGGACCGCAGGATTTGCCACGGGTTCATGCTATGATGGATGTGTTGATGAAGGAAGAAACAGCATTGCGTGTAAGTTAA
- a CDS encoding dihydrodipicolinate synthase family protein: protein MGKQGLDREACRNVLVVAITPRREDRQVDLEGVRKNVRHLIQHGVDFIMPECGTGMVYDATLEEYEAVVGTYLDEAGDAAYIVPGIGPGFGRALEMGHIARSLGVAGVMIMPVVGPAS, encoded by the coding sequence ATGGGTAAGCAGGGCTTGGATAGAGAAGCGTGCCGGAACGTCTTGGTGGTTGCTATTACGCCTCGGCGGGAAGACCGGCAGGTGGATCTGGAAGGCGTACGAAAAAACGTCCGTCACCTCATCCAGCACGGTGTGGACTTTATCATGCCGGAGTGTGGCACCGGCATGGTTTACGATGCCACACTGGAGGAGTACGAAGCCGTAGTTGGCACATACCTCGACGAAGCTGGGGATGCGGCGTATATTGTGCCGGGCATTGGTCCGGGATTCGGGAGAGCCTTGGAGATGGGACATATCGCCCGATCTCTGGGCGTCGCAGGCGTGATGATTATGCCTGTGGTGGGGCCCGCCTC
- a CDS encoding dehydrogenase, translated as MAQEKFRVGLTPGFLGEDGKVRFKDVGLDLLDKEPHIEYTFIATERPYVPPDEIGGLDAFIALGGKYPRETFEKVDRLTLIARHGVGYDNVDLQAATEADVMIAIAPSGVRRPVAEGIIGLMFALSKNFFAYDRATRAGTWREGLETGVDLIGRTLGSVGLGNIGTEVFRLLQPFGMRFLTFDPYVSPEVAKSLNVEVVDLPTVMSESDYVCVTCPLTDETRGLIGEKEFALMKPTAFFINTARGPIVDQRVLTQVLKERRIRAAGIDVFEEEPVDPNEPLLKLDNVIVSPHAIALTEECYQDIGRLNCQKAIQVSRGEIPDNVVNSEVLERKSFQEKLARYREGA; from the coding sequence ATGGCGCAGGAAAAATTCCGTGTCGGTTTGACCCCTGGTTTCCTTGGAGAGGATGGCAAAGTTCGGTTCAAGGATGTTGGACTAGATCTGTTAGACAAAGAGCCACACATCGAATACACCTTTATTGCAACCGAGCGTCCGTATGTGCCGCCGGATGAGATAGGCGGGTTGGACGCCTTCATCGCGCTTGGGGGGAAGTATCCCCGTGAGACATTTGAGAAAGTGGACCGATTGACTCTGATAGCACGGCACGGAGTCGGTTACGACAACGTTGATCTCCAAGCAGCAACCGAAGCCGATGTGATGATTGCCATCGCTCCAAGCGGTGTGCGCCGTCCTGTAGCGGAAGGTATTATTGGCTTGATGTTTGCGCTCTCGAAGAACTTTTTCGCCTATGACCGCGCAACACGCGCTGGAACTTGGCGGGAAGGTTTGGAAACCGGTGTCGATCTTATAGGGCGCACCCTCGGATCGGTGGGACTTGGCAACATTGGCACCGAAGTGTTCCGCTTGCTGCAGCCGTTCGGTATGCGATTCCTGACGTTTGACCCTTATGTTTCGCCGGAGGTCGCCAAATCCCTGAACGTGGAGGTTGTTGATTTACCCACTGTGATGAGCGAATCCGATTACGTGTGTGTCACCTGTCCCCTGACCGATGAGACGCGGGGATTGATCGGTGAAAAAGAGTTCGCACTCATGAAGCCGACAGCGTTTTTTATCAACACCGCCCGTGGTCCTATCGTTGATCAACGTGTGTTGACCCAGGTTTTGAAGGAAAGGCGTATCCGGGCTGCGGGTATTGATGTTTTTGAAGAAGAACCGGTAGATCCCAATGAACCGTTGTTAAAATTGGATAACGTAATCGTATCCCCTCACGCCATCGCTTTGACGGAAGAGTGCTACCAAGATATCGGCAGACTGAACTGTCAGAAGGCGATTCAGGTATCACGGGGCGAGATTCCGGATAATGTGGTGAATAGCGAGGTTCTTGAACGGAAGTCATTTCAGGAGAAATTGGCGAGATATCGGGAAGGAGCGTAG
- the crcB gene encoding fluoride efflux transporter CrcB, with product MGKILWVGFGGFLGSIGRYLLSGYIQHLLRGTGFPYGTLVVNLTGCLLIGFLSQWVATRGFWSPDARLFVFVGLLGGFTTFSTFGNETMNLWQSGDSAAAFANIVVHVALGLGAAWLGHVIACGIWK from the coding sequence GTGGGGAAAATACTCTGGGTCGGATTCGGAGGCTTCCTTGGCTCAATCGGCAGATACCTTTTAAGTGGGTATATTCAACATCTGCTGAGAGGCACCGGATTTCCCTACGGAACATTGGTAGTCAATCTGACCGGTTGCTTGCTCATCGGATTTCTTTCCCAATGGGTAGCAACGCGTGGATTCTGGAGTCCCGATGCTCGCTTATTCGTTTTTGTGGGTCTATTAGGTGGGTTTACAACATTCTCGACATTTGGCAATGAGACAATGAACCTGTGGCAAAGTGGCGACAGCGCTGCTGCCTTTGCCAATATTGTTGTGCATGTAGCACTCGGCTTGGGTGCCGCTTGGCTTGGTCATGTAATCGCCTGCGGGATATGGAAATGA